Proteins from a genomic interval of Streptococcus oralis:
- the leuS gene encoding leucine--tRNA ligase, protein MSFYNHKEIEPKWQGYWAEHHTFKTGTDASKPKFYALDMFPYPSGAGLHVGHPEGYTATDILSRYKRAQGYNVLHPMGWDAFGLPAEQYAMDTGNDPAEFTAENIANFKRQINALGFSYDWDREVNTTDPNYYKWTQWIFTKLYEKGLAYEAEVPVNWVEELGTAIANEEVLPDGTSERGGYPVVRKPMRQWMLKITAYAERLLNDLDELDWPESIKDMQRNWIGKSTGANVTFKVKGTDKEFTVFTTRPDTLFGATFTVLAPEHDLVDAIVSPEQAEAVADYKHQASLKSDLARTDLAKEKTGVWTGAYAINPVNGKKIPIWIADYVLASYGTGAVMAVPAHDQRDWEFAKQFDLPIVEVLEGGNVEEAAYTEDGLHVNSDFLDGLNKEDAIAKIVAWLEEKGCGQEKITYRLRDWLFSRQRYWGEPIPIIHWKDGTSTAVPESELPLVLPVTKDIRPSGTGESPLANLTDWLEVTREDGVKGRRETNTMPQWAGSSWYYLRYIDPHNTEKLADEDLLKQWLPVDIYVGGAEHAVLHLLYARFWHKFLYDLGVVPTKEPFQKLFNQGMILGTSYRDHRGALVATDKVEKRDGSFFHVETGEELEQAPAKMSKSLKNVVNPDDVVEQYGADTLRVYEMFMGPLDASIAWSEEGLEGSRKFLDRVYRLITSKEIAAENNGALDKVYNETVKAVTEQIESMKFNTAIAQLMVFVNAANKEDKLYVDYAKSFIQLIAPFAPHLAEELWQTVAATGESISYVAWPTWDESKLVEDEIEIVVQIKGKVRAKLMVAKDLSREELQEIALADEKVKAEIDGKEIVKVIAVPNKLVNIVVK, encoded by the coding sequence ATGAGTTTTTACAATCATAAAGAAATTGAGCCTAAGTGGCAGGGCTACTGGGCAGAACATCATACATTTAAGACAGGAACAGACGCATCAAAACCGAAGTTTTATGCTCTCGATATGTTCCCATATCCATCAGGAGCTGGATTGCACGTAGGACACCCAGAAGGTTATACAGCAACCGATATCCTCAGCCGTTACAAACGTGCGCAAGGATACAATGTCCTTCACCCAATGGGATGGGATGCCTTTGGTTTGCCTGCAGAGCAATACGCTATGGATACGGGGAATGACCCGGCAGAATTTACAGCGGAAAATATTGCCAACTTCAAACGTCAAATCAATGCACTTGGCTTCTCTTACGACTGGGATCGTGAAGTCAATACAACAGATCCAAACTACTACAAATGGACTCAGTGGATTTTCACCAAGCTTTACGAAAAAGGCTTGGCCTATGAAGCGGAAGTACCAGTAAACTGGGTGGAAGAATTGGGAACGGCCATTGCCAACGAAGAAGTGCTTCCTGATGGAACTTCTGAGCGTGGTGGCTATCCAGTAGTCCGCAAACCAATGCGCCAATGGATGCTCAAAATTACGGCCTATGCAGAGCGCTTGCTTAACGACTTGGATGAGTTGGATTGGCCAGAGTCTATCAAGGATATGCAACGCAACTGGATTGGTAAATCAACTGGTGCTAATGTAACTTTCAAAGTGAAAGGGACTGACAAGGAATTTACCGTCTTTACCACTCGTCCTGATACTCTTTTCGGTGCGACCTTCACAGTCTTGGCGCCTGAGCATGATTTGGTAGATGCTATCGTCAGTCCAGAACAAGCTGAAGCCGTAGCAGACTACAAACACCAAGCTAGTCTCAAGTCTGACTTGGCTCGTACCGACCTTGCCAAGGAAAAAACAGGGGTTTGGACGGGTGCTTATGCCATCAACCCTGTCAATGGTAAAAAAATCCCAATCTGGATTGCTGACTACGTTCTTGCTAGCTATGGAACAGGTGCGGTTATGGCTGTGCCAGCCCACGACCAACGTGACTGGGAATTTGCCAAACAATTTGACCTTCCAATCGTCGAAGTGCTTGAAGGTGGAAACGTTGAAGAGGCTGCTTACACAGAAGACGGTCTTCATGTCAATTCAGACTTCCTAGATGGACTGAACAAAGAAGACGCTATTGCCAAGATTGTCGCTTGGTTGGAAGAAAAAGGCTGTGGTCAAGAGAAAATCACCTACCGTCTCCGCGACTGGCTCTTTAGCCGTCAACGTTACTGGGGTGAGCCAATCCCAATTATTCATTGGAAAGATGGGACTTCAACAGCTGTTCCAGAAAGTGAATTGCCACTTGTTTTGCCTGTAACTAAGGACATCCGCCCTTCAGGTACTGGGGAAAGCCCATTGGCTAACTTGACCGACTGGCTAGAAGTGACTCGTGAAGATGGTGTCAAGGGTCGTCGTGAAACAAACACTATGCCACAATGGGCTGGTTCAAGCTGGTACTACCTCCGTTATATTGACCCACACAATACTGAGAAATTGGCTGATGAGGATCTCCTCAAACAATGGTTGCCAGTCGATATCTATGTGGGTGGTGCAGAACACGCTGTGCTTCACTTGCTTTACGCTCGTTTCTGGCATAAATTCCTCTATGACCTCGGTGTTGTTCCGACTAAGGAACCATTCCAAAAACTCTTTAACCAAGGGATGATTTTGGGAACAAGCTACCGTGACCACCGTGGAGCTCTTGTAGCGACTGATAAGGTTGAAAAACGTGATGGTTCCTTCTTCCATGTGGAAACAGGAGAAGAGTTGGAGCAAGCGCCAGCCAAGATGTCTAAATCGCTCAAAAACGTTGTCAACCCAGACGACGTAGTGGAACAATACGGTGCTGATACCCTTCGTGTTTATGAAATGTTCATGGGACCGCTTGATGCTTCAATTGCGTGGTCTGAAGAAGGTTTGGAAGGAAGCCGTAAATTCCTCGACCGTGTTTACCGTTTGATTACAAGTAAAGAAATCGCTGCGGAAAATAATGGTGCTCTTGACAAGGTCTACAATGAAACAGTCAAAGCTGTCACTGAGCAAATCGAGTCCATGAAATTCAACACAGCCATTGCCCAACTTATGGTCTTTGTCAACGCGGCTAACAAGGAAGACAAGCTCTATGTTGACTATGCAAAAAGCTTTATCCAATTGATTGCACCATTTGCGCCTCACTTGGCAGAAGAACTCTGGCAAACAGTTGCAGCAACAGGTGAGTCCATCTCTTATGTAGCTTGGCCAACATGGGACGAAAGCAAATTGGTTGAAGACGAAATCGAAATCGTCGTCCAAATCAAAGGAAAAGTCCGTGCCAAACTCATGGTCGCTAAAGACCTCTCACGCGAAGAATTGCAAGAAATTGCTCTCGCTGACGAAAAAGTTAAAGCGGAGATTGACGGTAAGGAAATCGTGAAAGTGATTGCGGTACCGAACAAGCTGGTAAATATCGTTGTGAAATAA
- a CDS encoding methyltransferase family protein: MDLQTIFAYGFILLFIITETWIKRKTKSNNENNSEDKGSRYIIIGSVVCCLLLMNEQLLPSIAQLPHFLIYIGILLSLAGFILRIYAVNYLGKNFTLAVQTTDSQQLVEAGPYSIVRNPAYTGSIVSILGLSIVSLNPLTIIICLILLVVGYSIRLKVEEKALHNHFGKAFETYCQKVHYRIFPYIW, encoded by the coding sequence ATGGATTTACAAACGATTTTTGCATATGGGTTCATTCTCCTTTTCATCATCACAGAAACATGGATTAAAAGGAAAACAAAATCAAACAATGAAAATAACTCTGAAGACAAAGGAAGTCGTTACATCATTATTGGTAGTGTTGTTTGTTGTCTTCTATTAATGAATGAACAACTTCTACCTTCTATAGCTCAACTGCCACATTTTTTGATCTATATTGGAATTCTCCTTTCTCTAGCCGGCTTTATATTACGTATCTATGCAGTTAATTATCTTGGGAAGAATTTTACACTTGCTGTTCAAACAACAGATAGTCAACAGTTGGTAGAAGCAGGTCCCTACTCTATAGTAAGAAATCCTGCCTATACTGGTAGCATCGTATCCATACTTGGCTTGTCAATTGTTTCATTAAATCCTCTCACAATTATTATTTGTCTCATTCTATTGGTAGTTGGTTACAGTATTCGATTAAAGGTAGAAGAAAAAGCCTTACACAATCATTTTGGAAAAGCATTTGAAACATACTGTCAAAAGGTTCACTATCGAATTTTCCCTTATATTTGGTAA
- a CDS encoding histidine phosphatase family protein → MSKVRLYLVRHGKTMFNTIGRAQGWSDTPLTAEGELGIHELGIGLRESGLQFDRAYSSDSGRTIQTMGIILEELGLQGKIPYRMDKRIREWCFGSFDGAYDGDLFMGLIPRIFNVDHVHQLSYAELAEGLVEVDTAGWAEGWEKLSSRIKEGFEAIAKEMEEQGGGNALVVSHGMTIGTIVYLINGMHPHGLDNGSVTILEYENGQFTVQVVGDRSYRELGREKMEETNNQ, encoded by the coding sequence ATGTCTAAAGTAAGATTGTATTTGGTTCGTCATGGGAAAACAATGTTTAACACCATTGGACGTGCTCAAGGATGGAGTGATACACCTCTGACTGCAGAAGGTGAGTTGGGAATCCATGAACTAGGAATTGGCTTGAGAGAGTCTGGTTTACAATTTGACCGCGCTTATTCCAGCGATTCAGGGCGGACTATTCAAACCATGGGAATTATCCTGGAGGAACTTGGCTTGCAGGGGAAAATCCCTTATCGCATGGACAAGCGCATCAGAGAGTGGTGTTTTGGTAGTTTTGATGGGGCCTATGATGGGGACCTCTTTATGGGCTTGATTCCGAGAATTTTCAATGTAGACCATGTTCATCAGTTGTCCTATGCAGAGCTAGCAGAAGGTCTAGTTGAGGTTGATACTGCAGGCTGGGCTGAAGGTTGGGAAAAACTCAGTAGTCGAATCAAAGAAGGCTTTGAAGCGATTGCCAAAGAAATGGAAGAACAAGGTGGGGGCAATGCTCTCGTCGTAAGCCATGGAATGACCATTGGGACCATTGTTTATCTGATTAATGGCATGCATCCGCATGGTCTCGATAATGGTAGCGTGACGATTCTTGAATATGAGAACGGCCAGTTTACAGTCCAAGTCGTTGGAGACCGTAGCTATCGAGAGCTCGGACGTGAGAAGATGGAAGAGACAAATAATCAATAG